The proteins below come from a single Oncorhynchus gorbuscha isolate QuinsamMale2020 ecotype Even-year linkage group LG12, OgorEven_v1.0, whole genome shotgun sequence genomic window:
- the pex3 gene encoding peroxisomal biogenesis factor 3, with the protein MFSSTWNFLKRHKRKFIFAGAFVGGVYFLGKYAQKKIREMQEREASEYIAQARRQFHFESNQRTCNMTVLSMLPTLREAILHHLNSESLTTLLKSKPANKLDIWEDLKIISFTRSVVAVYSTCMLVVLLRVQLNIIGGYLYLDNSVSKSGMMPLAPPDVQQQYLSSIQHLLGDGLSEMITAVKKAVQNTLGGVSLKQSLSLQELEQHLNQIRAQVEEGDGSTHRPLSWYMMPDEENTLAAQACGLTENDVTTIKLLNETRDMLESPDFGTVLNTCLNRGFNRFLDNMAEFFRPPPGAQGDSTPITTPDSLSHVSLPVAKIIPIVNGQIHSICSEIPSHFVQDLLMIDQVKEFAANVYETFSTSHELQK; encoded by the exons ATGTTTTCGTCTACGTGGAATTTTCTGAAGCGCCACAAAAGGAAATTTATTTTCGCTGGAGCTTTTGTCggag GTGTGTACTTTCTTGGTAAATATGCTCAAAAGAAAATCCGAGAGATGCAGGAGCGTGAGGCATCAGAGTACATCGCTCAAGCCCGACGTCAGTTCCACTTCGAGAGTAACCAGAGAACGTGCAACATGACAG tgTTGTCAATGCTCCCTACATTAAGAGAAGCCATTTTACATCATCTAAACTCTGAGAGCCTCACTACACTGCTGAAGAGCAA ACCAGCAAATAAACTTGACATATGGGAGGACCTGAAGATTATTA GTTTCACCCGAAGTGTTGTGGCTGTGTACAGTACATGCATGTTGGTTGTTTTACTCCGTGTCCAGCTCAATATCATTGGTGGCTACTTATACTTGGACAACTCTGTCAGCAAGAGTGGCATG ATGCCCTTGGCCCCTCCAGATGTGCAACAACAATACCTCTCCAGCATCCAGCACCTCCTTGGGGATG GGTTGAGTGAGATGATAACAGCAGTTAAGAAAGCTGTGCAGAACACATTGGGCGG ggTGTCCCTGAAGCAGAGTCTGTCCCTTCAGGAGCTGGAGCAGCACCTTAACCAGATCAGAGCccaggtggaggagggagacggCTCCACACACAGACCTCTCTCCTGGTACATGATGCCTGACGAGGAGAACACTCTGGCTGCACAG GCCTGTGGTCTGACGGAGAATGATGTCACTACGATAAAGCTGCTCAATGAGACCAGAGACATGCTTGAAAG CCCGGACTTCGGAACTGTACTCAACACCTGCCTGAACAGGGGCTTCAACCGTTTCCTTGACAACATGGCAGAGTTTTTCCGGCCCCCACCCGGAGCACAAGGAGACTCCACCCCAATCACTACACCTGATAg TCTCTCGCATGTAAGTCTCCCAGTTGCCAAAATCATCCCCATTGTGAATGGACAGATCCACTCCATCTGCAGTGAAATACCAAGTCACTTTGTACAG GATCTCCTGATGATAGACCAAGTGAAGGAGTTTGCTGCCAATGTGTATGAGACATTCAGCACATCCCATGAACTGCAGAAATAA